Sequence from the Atribacteraceae bacterium genome:
AACGAATACGACTCCTTCCACCACTTCCGCTAACCGGGGTACTCCATCCAGCTTCCTCCATCTCTTCTTGGCACTGAGGAAGAGTTGGTGGACCATACTGAGGACGGTCACTCGTGACCCGCAGTTCTTGGTCTTGTTGGTTTGCAACCTGA
This genomic interval carries:
- a CDS encoding IS256 family transposase, coding for RLQTNKTKNCGSRVTVLSMVHQLFLSAKKRWRKLDGVPRLAEVVEGVVFVDGTRQNVDAA